DNA from Elaeis guineensis isolate ETL-2024a chromosome 2, EG11, whole genome shotgun sequence:
TCCAGAACCTCTCACAGTGCTCACTGCTGCCTCTGTCTCTCGGCTGCACCTTCTACCATGCTCTATTCGCCCATAGGAGCTTTTAAAAATCAGAGACCAAGTCCAAATCAGAGTTTAGATCCCCTAACAGCACCTAACAATCCATCAAACCATCAGATCACGCCCGACACACTCCAGTCGCCATTCGATCGTGCAATCGCACGAAGTCGGTCTATAAAAAACACCATAGATCGCGAAAAACTCTCTAGAAAATGCCACTAGTCCACCGTGGACTGGGTGAAATGCCCTGAGAAATGGGGCCTGGTCCACACGGCTCCCATGGACCATGCCAGCCTAGTGGACCATGGTACACTGCACCTTGCATGCACCCGTGCTTGGCTGGGGCCACATGCTAGGCCGTGCATGTGTGCGCCCGTGATGGCCTGCGCCAGCCCATGGGCCCTCTTCGATGGCTCGTGGGTCATACCAACCTGCTGCTGGTCTTCTTTCATGCGTATCTACTCTGTTTTAACTCCatttggactgttcttaggcttgttgaattttatttttcatcctgGATCTTATTTTGGGCTTATTGTGgattgaatctcaaaatatttttttcaataatctccacctcgactcaatattcgacCTCCATCTATCTCTGAGAGCCTGTGATTCATCTCGTCCCCATGTCCTGAGGCACGTCTGCTAtcttataaatggataaatgggagggtcgagccaggccactcgatcccacctccatcatgggttatgtccactctgaccaaagatctgctcGAGGAAGTCTCCTACGGTAATAGGAACTTTACTCTGCAACGTCACCTCTCATTTTCTTGAGTCTTtcgtctcatgcccgatccaccaacatctggagctccacctcactctgggctctcTCTAGCTCCTGAAGTTCCAActcacactgggctccctgccagataGTAATGTCCTTCTCTAATCTTCTTGCCCTCCAATATCATCCTATCATTGTGAATGACCTTCAAAATTTCATCACCAGCTATCCATTTGTGGTCTTTTAAATCCTGTCTACtcggtgagataagattccgtctgaaattggatatgtatcagatctcatccaatcttctcactgcaccatcatgtgtcctctagctcACCATCTCAGTGCCTCTGAATGCACAGCTCAATCCATCCGGTAGATGAGCAGTGCtcttactgctctttaaagaatCAAACAGAttttctctgcaacatacatgataggcaTACATGATAGGTATTGGATCTAGATCATTTTTCTCACGATCCTCTATCCTTCATCTACTGTCATCTGCTACTCCAAAAATCACTAAAGCTGAGCTGCTGCTATCTGAGCTCGAAGTCTAATTTTTCTAtctgagaacctcattttggagaatcatcatggtgacctcatccatcttgatgatgctctttcctACTAAAAGAATAGTTACCAAGGACCCATACGAAGGGAGAGGCAACACTAGGAAGACTAATGCTCTGGTCTTCTCTTTAACCTTCTCACCTATATTGAGAAAATCGATAAGAATCTTCTGAAAAtgactgagatgctcctacatgcTCTGTCCCTTGTGCATCTGCAGTTGATAGAACTGTcttcagagaaaaagagtgttggtgagagacttcaccatgtataaTTTTTCGAGCTTCGATCatagcaccatcggagaagtcttgcCAAGTATATAAATCACCATCTCATCTGTCAGGTATAAGTCAATAgtgctcaccgtctgcatctgtagtcgCTCTTAGATCTTCTTCTCTATGGTGGCCAGCTTCTTTTtgtataagagagcatcgatcaatccatattggatgagcatgtccttcaccttcgcatgccataaggagaaattactATTTCTATCAAACcgattgatctccaccttgattatgCTTGTCTTCTTCATCTCCAATCTCGATAAACACCACCACAATCTGGTGCTGGTACCGCCTAGCTCCACTTATTCACAATAATCATGCTCTAACACCACTTATTGGATAGGATCCAATACAAATTAttgcagaaaaagaaagaagaaataaaaataaaaaaataatcaaatatgtggatcaatcAAAAGACTCACCTCCATGGGTCATGCaaagcttcactataagaaagAGAAATTAATCATAAAAAGAGACCTCACTTGCttaactctcaaatctctatttctctctctctcaataagaagtactCACCCTTACAGAGCTCTCAAAATCACCTAAAGAAGACTCTCTATTGCTCACCAAGACTCCAGGACCTCTCGCGATGCTCACTGCCACCTCTGTCTCTTGACTATACCTTCTATCACACTCTATTCGCCTATAGGAGCTTTTAAGGACCTAAGACTGAGTTTAGATTAGAGTTTAGATCTCCTAACAGCACCCAACAACTCACCAAACTGTTAGATCATGCCCGGCACACTCCAGTCGCCATTCGATCATGCAATCATGTGAAGTCGGTCCACAAAAAATACCATGGACCATAAGAAACTCCCCAGGAAACATcgttggtccaccatggactgcaCGAAACACCCTAAAAAATATGGCCTAGTCCATGCGGCCCCCATGGACCGTGCCAGCCCGATGGACCATGGTATGCCTACGCATGCTCGTGCTAGATCGGGGCCTCACATCCATGCTCGGCCTGCTGGTGCTCGTGCATGCATGGGCTGGCCAGCATGCTGCTGGCCTGCGCCGGCCTGTGGGCCTCCTCCAATGGCTCGTGGGCTGTACTAGCCTGCTACTGGTCTTCTCTCGCATGTATCTACTCCGTCTAGACTTCATTTGGACTATTTTTAAGCTTGTTGGATTTCATTTTTCATCCTAAACCTTGTTTTGGACTTATTATGGAtcgaattttgagatatttttctcaacaagAAAAAATCGACTGTCATGGAGGAGAAGGATTGGATGCGGCTccagatgcagatggtgagtatGATCCACTTATACTTCATAGATAATATGATGATCCGTATGCTTAACGAAACTTTTCCGACAACGATGTGGATGAAGTTTGAAGAGATATACATAGCAAAGTCACTCACCAATGCTTTCTTCCTTTGGAAGCAATTTTATCAGCTTCAAATGAGCAAGGGGTAGAGCATATAGAAGCATCTCAGTAACTTTTAGAAGATCTTCACTGATCTCCTCAGTATTGATGAGAAGATTGAGGAGAAAATCAGAGTGTTGGTCTTGCTATCGTCACTTCCTCCTTCTTTTGAGTTTTTGGTGATTGCTCTTCTTGTAGAGAagaacaccatcaagatggatgaggttactTCTGTACTTCTTCAGAATGAGGTTGTCTAGTGAGAGAACTAAGCTTTGAGTTCAGATGGTGACTTGACTATGACGGTGATTGGAGGAGATGGTGGCAAAAGATGAAAGGGCAGAGGATTGTAAGGTGGGTGGTCTAGGTCCAAGATCAGAGACTTCAATAAGATCAGATGCTATCAGTGTGATGAGTTGGAGTATCGAGTCAGAGATTGTCCATAGCTCAGAGATCGGATAAAGGCTACTGTGGTGATGGCGGTCCAAAGTAGCAATATAGAAGAAAGTGATGATGTTCTTCTAGTATCAGATAAGGTATCTACTTTTTTCTcatagtggattttagattctgcatattTGCATCATGTGTATTGCAGAGAGGAACTGTTTGACTTTTTAGAAAGTAGTGAGGGTATTGTTCACTTGTCAGATGGATCGAGCCATGTGATCAAGAACATTGGGATTGTCAGCTTGCAGAGTCATAATGAAATAGTGAAATTGAGCAAGATCCGATACATACTCCATTTAAGGAGAAATCTAATTTCACTGAGCAAATTGGATTCAAGCAGCTATAGACGGAGAGCTGatgatggaatcctgaaggttTTGTATAGCAGTAGGATTGTGATGAAGTAGAAGAGGTATGGAGGATATTATCTCTTGGTAGGGAGCTCAGCataaggtggagcttcaggagccagtgaGAGcttagagcgaggtggagctccaggtgcagGTGGATTGAGCACGAGAAGGAAGACTCAAGAAGATGATAGGTGACATCATAGGATGAAGTTGCTATTACCACAGGAGACTATCCCAAGTAGATCTCAGATCAGACAGATCACAGCACATGATGAAGATGGGCAAGTGGCCTGACTCAACTttcatgtttgcccatctatgAGTAGTCAGATATTTATCCCAGGGCATGCAGACAAGATGATCCAGAAGTTCTCAAAATTATGTGGAGGCCAAATATAgagtcaaggtggagattgttgaatTTTGACATCTCCAATTAGATCCATAGCAACCCAAGAAAGAGAAGCCTAGCCCCACAGGTATGCAGACACAGACGGCAGGCCTGCAGGTGCGGCTTGTAGGGCCTTCGAGCACCCAGGCCTACTGTAGCATGTGCAGCCCACCCAGCATGCGGGCGCACAGATGTGCATGGCCCAGGATGTGAGGCCCAAGTGCATAGCACGGTCCGTCATGCACCTACAGGAAGTCACGATCCAGGAGCCATTTATCATAGCTCACTCGCACGAACGAGCATGCGACATGCGGTGCATGCGGATAGGCCTTGGTTCACGCTTGGATGGTCTATATGCAATCCACGGATTGATTTTTGCATGATCAGATGGTGATGGTGGCTTGTAAGTGCGATCGGATGGCTACAGATGCTTGCAAGGGTTTGAGTCCTATTAAGActataattttgatgagacctttaaaAGGTGCTCGATGGCTTGGGAGCGAGGTATAGTGGCTAAGAGTAGCAGACAGAGGCATAGCGGCTGTGGAGCACAAAAAGTGGCCAGAGAGTCCTTTAGAGATTTTTGTAAGAGCTTTTGTAAGGagagtgcttcttgttgagagaaaaTAATATATGTGAGTTGAGAAGGTGTGATCTCTTTCTATAATTGTTTTctttcataatgaagcttgcatgtctCATAGAGGTAAACCTTGAGTTGATTtacatatttgattgtattttttttatttttttttcttcctattgcGGTATCAACATCATCACCTGAATTAGCGATCTTAGATGGAGGATCCGTATTCTGCACTTATGAGGGATCTTTCCCAACACTCTCTAATGCTTAAGTTAGTCTCCTATGGAAGCAAACAAAAGAGATCTAAGCTTTTCTAGAGAATTTCGTGCTTGTATTGAGTATAAGATGAAACATGTTTTGTTGTGAGAGGATGGAGAGTTATAGTTTAGAGGATGCCATATAGAAGGTGGAGTTCAAAGGTgaagtcaaaattgctcaatCTTGTGGAGGAGCTAGATTCAAGTTTGTATGGGATCTATCTCAAGGAGGCAGTAGATGGAGTAAGTATTCACTTACTTTCTCTCTTATCTAGAGGATCCCGAGGGGTTAGGTTTTATAAACGAATGTGGATACCTATCATCTGAGGAAATGCATGCCATTTTTCTCCCCAAAGCCACTAAGATGTGATGTGTCCTAGTTGTTAGAGGATAATGGCTTTGCACTTTCggagtttggtaaaattatggaTCTCACTGAGTGGACAGAGGAAGTGGAGCGGTAGGATGTCCTACCGCTTATCGTCTAATGAATAGAAGACTTTGGAACTTCTCGGCATAATCGTAAAAGATCAGGTGGTAGAGACTGGATGGTCACTTCGTCACCTCCTCTCGAAGACATACATCGGGCTATTGTTGGGTTGCCAGTACCATAATAGATAGGTCATCTTTGGGTGTATCAGTTAATACTCAAAAAAGTTCTTTCATGCAGGCAAGTTGAGAATAGAAAAGCCTAAAGTTTTGGATGTTTGCATATGAATGTGAGTTGTGAGCTTTAGTAGCTAGGGATGACATTAGGTTGGATGTGAGATAGGTCATTATCCTTACTTATCTTAGACTTGCTTTGGGATGAGGTGGGGCGAGTAGAGCCTCATCACAGGATGAGGCATATAGAGTTAGATAGGATGGGTTAGGCGAATTAGATGTGATAGAgctacaaaaatcaaattttctttttTGCATTAAAATCATTTTTGTTCACCTTGGAGAGAGTATTCACGAAGAATTATATATATCCGAATCCAATTTAAGGCCAATTTTATCATTGCCTATACCCATCCCAGATCTGCTGCAAGCAACAGAAATCTGTCCCGTTAGGATCATGCCGGATCGTGCACCCAATGAGCTAATGTAAACTGCCACCCTCATGAGTAGCTTGAAGTTTTGGATGTATGCAGGCAAACATTAATTCTAACCGGTTCTCTTTTGCTGCTTTAATTTTAGTGGTTGGATTACCGCcacatgggatttttttttttttttgctcctaTGCTTCtcttttcattcttttcttttagtACCATGCTCCAATCCACATTAATAAGATTTGTGTGAAAAGTTTAGGATAAGTGGAATACTGATGTTACTATGTTGAACAAATCTGCCCCGTATTTTGCTTGTCTTTATAtaattatcattttcaatgatagtAACCTTTCTTTTGAAATCTAGAACTAGAGATGATTCATTACATGGTGTACACTTAGTGTTGCATGCTCATGCTTTACATTGCTACtataatcataaataatcaagcctTTATTTTTCTTGGTACTGTTATCATAGGTGCATACTATGTGTGCATGCATCAGAAGTATTAATGTAATCTGATAAAATATatgtaaatatttatttttggcattacTCAATCATTTACATGGCATGCATGCCTAATTATTATATGTATGACTGCTGCAGCTTGATCCAGATGTAAGGGAAGCATTTGATGTGGCTTATGACACTATCCGTGCATTTCATGTTGCTCAAAGAATTcctgagaaaaatattgagaatatgagaatgagcaaatgatTTCTGTTAGACTCGTTGCTACCTTGCTTTCTTGCATCTGTTTGCATGTGAGGAATGGGGACAGGGTGTTAGGTGCAAAAGAATAATAGCAAGGTGCATTGGCTCTGTGGGGCTTTATGTTCCAGGAGGGACTGCAGTCTTACCCCACCGCTCTGATGGTCTCCGTGATATGCTTGTCCTCTTCCTTCATATCGGTTCGGTGATTGAACCATATGGTGAGTATTCTTGATCCTCTTCATCTTTTTACAGTCAATCCCCTTCTCAAATTTGTGTGCTCCTGAGCATTTGATCATTAATCTCACAGATGCAGGAGAGTCTTATTTGAGCTGTTATCATCTTTACTAATACTGACAGCTTGACTTTTGATGTTTTTAAAGAAGATTGGTATTACCATCTTGACCGTGGACGCAACAGTGTATGCTGGGGCATTGGGACTCTATTTTACCGTATGCTATCTGTTAGGAAGCTTCAAATAATGATTTAGTAAGTATGGAAATATGAAATTCCCTGATTCAGTAAAGACAATTGTCAATTATCAGTTGCAAGTTCAGTGTTTATAGGGCAAATGACGCAAGAAAGTGTGGGCAACTTGGTTCTCCAAACTTACTGGTTTACTAGGATGTATAGTTGGGTGTCATTAATCTCCTTCCTCAAATACATAATGGTTGCAGTCTCTAACAGAGGATGCTAGGATTGAAAGCCTCGAGGGGCCCAAGAGAACTTGTTACCCTCAGGCTACAGGAAAAAGAGGCTGCTCTGTCTGCTTAGCTCTTTCTATCAACTCTGGAAGTTTTAGAGATTGTATTGCACTAACTTTCGGATGGATGTTGTAAGTTGCATTTTATTTCATGGTAtcgaattatttaaaaataatcatgACATGTAAAACTATAAATTGAGAGAACTGGTTGTTGTTGCAAGCTTTCaatgttgcaaatggttttgtagTTAATGCTATGCGATCTGCATTATTGACACCCAGACACTGTTCAGAAGCAGTTCTGAATGTGCTTAAAAGTGCTGAGAGACATCTGAGTAAGAAGGGGGCACAGAGAAGCAGTAAAACAGGGCAGGGTAATCTTCCTCCTATCAAAACAAAGTAAAGATCTGTTCATTTTGTGGTTAAATCCTTACAACTCATTATACCCTAACAAACATTAAAAGGACATTGAAAGAATTATGGATTAAAGAAGGCCCCTCTTCCTGATTCTCTTCATTAAGCAATTATCTGAAAGCAAGGAAATAtaacttggaaaaaaaaaaagaagtgtcATCAAGGGGATATTTCTTTTATAACCTAACTGTCAAAATACTGTTGGTGCTGAACTTTTTCTACCACCATTTTTTGATCTTTGCTTATGAAATCCACATTCTAAGGTGACTGGATTTAGCTATATCTGTAGCCTCATTTTCACTAACTTGATAAACCAAAATTTATTCTTAAGTTAACTTGCTTTGGAGATCTACCTATGAGAATCCTTGTTCCCCAGCCAGGGGCTAAGCACAAAGGAAGAAACCTCACTATCCGGACCTTAAGCATCCACCAGGCAGCAAGAACCTGAACCTTTCGGCATTTTCTATCAAGTAAGAAGGAAGATGAACAGCTGAACCTGATTTTGGCATAGGGCCCAACCTCTTAAACAGCTCCCTGAACGTATACTCCTCAGGCAACATGTCGAACAGATCTTCTCCCCGACAAATGATCCTCTGAATCCTCGAATGTTCCAGAAAGCTCGACCACCTCACTCGGTCTGCATGGCTGTATGCTGTCATCTTGAACACAAACTCTTCTATCTTTCTGAAGCAAAAGCTACAATGCCACCCAGCATCAGCCAAGATCAGGTCCGTCTGCCGTGAGTGCCGGTATCCTGTCCCTGGCCTGTAAACATGGGCGGTGGCTCGCCAGCTACCATAGCCCACCGGGAACTCAAAGGAATACAAGTACTCTCTGAGCTCCAGGTGCATCAATGGTGGTATACCATCACACCACTGCAACAGCTGCACTGTCTGGTGGCTCGGGATCTCATCAGCGTCTGCCATAATCACGACATCCCCTGGGCTGATCCCTGACCTGCGGAGAAGAGCATCAACAGCAGTCCGCTGCCTAGACTCAAATTGGAAGGGATTTTTGTGCCACCTGCGACTGCCGTCACCTGGCAATGCATCATGGATGATCTTTGAGCTTGCGAATTCGAACCTCTGGAGGTTCTCAAGGAAGTAGAGTGGCTTGCGGATGCCAGTGAAGGTGGTGTTTGATTCAAGGATCACAAACTTATGCACATAAGGAAATAGTTCATGGTACCGGATTTCAAGCATGTCGACTTCATTACTGAAGATAATGGCGTCAAACACACGGCGTGGATGGAGGCGACGAGTCCAGCCATGGAGGTGGCAGAGGTGTTCCATAGACACATTCTCAGCATAATAGTGGGGAATGCTGATGAAGGGACGTGGTGGAGTGTCCCAAATGGGCCGAAGGAAGTAGGAGATCTTACGGCCATGGAAGAAGATTGCGACGACGCTTGCAGGGAGGAGGAAAGGAGCAGGATCAGTGCAACTGTAGAGGAGAATTTTCTCTTGGGCACCACAGCATTGAGGCGCCTTTTGGCCATGCCAGGAGGGTCAAGGATGCTAAACATGGAGGAATGGCCTTGAGGTGGAGCATTGCACCTGCTTGTGCCAAGTCATCTGGCAATAAAAACATGAGGAGCAACAATTAGAGGCTTTCACGAACTCAATTGAAATAGAACGGTGATACTGAAATCAGCACTAATATCTCAACTCTATTCTACAGGgaaaatctaataaaattttaactTCATATAATCTATCAAACTTATTCTTAACCTGACATAAAATTGAAAACATTAAATTGGAAGAAAGAACCTGATTAAAATGGGCTTAGTTGTAATACCTACTTGCTGTCTTTGTTCTGTTCATGAAGAATCAATGCAACATCGACTACTGATTTGCAGATATACACAATATATCTGGATAAGTATCCTAAATGCCGTTAACATCAGAGGTAGAATGCCTTATCTCCAATTTTTCTGGACTATATAGATGAAGAATGAATTGCCTAGTCTGTTGCTACATGGCAGCCCAAGTTTGAAACTCAAGAATCTTCTTAAATAAGATTGGTGTGTGGGAGGATAAAATTCGAAGATAGCTGCTGGCTATAACTTACTTCAATCTCACCATCAGCTCAGCTACCTAGATGtttctactattttatttttgactCTCCTACTACCGAACACCAACTTTCGCTTATgtctaatttatctatattttctaTCAATGAAACATGGGTGGCTGATGCGAAAATATTGACCTCATTGTCTTTGTGATGAGTCATAAAGCATTCCAAATCTTTCATTAAGTCAGTAGTGCTTGCAATAACTTGTGTCTCATTCTATTAACTCTTCATACATACCAATAATTGGCCCATGCAGGTCAGTGTTCATATATACCATAACTGGTGTTCATAACTCActaatcaagatgcaaattggCTTTCCATGGAAGAGGCAGCACATTGGGTAAAATAACTCTCAAATGAAGGACCAATTTCTTCCTTTTATTATTccaaaattagaaaaatatatgcTGAAGAATGTAATTATTTAAGAAATAAATAAGTTTGCACTCTAGAGGAAATTAGCCGGTCCAATAATTTCTCATGCAACAAGATTCCATATTTCGCTAACCTCAAAGGTCAAGGGGCCTTACGGCACCACAGCATTAAATGTTGCATTTATCCTTATCGAAAGGGTTTTGCTAAGCAGTGCCCTAAGGGCACTGGTTAAAGAACATTAAATGTTTCTTAACAACcaacaaaatttttattcaagatgTTGACTCATGTGATATTAAAAAGAAATAACTTTTTATAAAGATAATTATATTCTTCACaaagaatatatataaaaaaaaaaaaggtataatCCTCATTTCTGATGTGTTTTGCTGGTTTTTAATAAACATTAAATGTTTCTTAACAAAATCCTTACCGAAAAGGGAAACAAAcacg
Protein-coding regions in this window:
- the LOC105033461 gene encoding LOW QUALITY PROTEIN: uncharacterized protein (The sequence of the model RefSeq protein was modified relative to this genomic sequence to represent the inferred CDS: inserted 1 base in 1 codon) gives rise to the protein MFSILDPPGMAKRRLNAVVPKRKFSSTVALILLLXLLPASVVAIFFHGRKISYFLRPIWDTPPRPFISIPHYYAENVSMEHLCHLHGWTRRLHPRRVFDAIIFSNEVDMLEIRYHELFPYVHKFVILESNTTFTGIRKPLYFLENLQRFEFASSKIIHDALPGDGSRRWHKNPFQFESRQRTAVDALLRRSGISPGDVVIMADADEIPSHQTVQLLQWCDGIPPLMHLELREYLYSFEFPVGYGSWRATAHVYRPGTGYRHSRQTDLILADAGWHCSFCFRKIEEFVFKMTAYSHADRVRWSSFLEHSRIQRIICRGEDLFDMLPEEYTFRELFKRLGPMPKSGSAVHLPSYLIENAERFRFLLPGGCLRSG